A stretch of the Thiocystis violascens DSM 198 genome encodes the following:
- the tyrS gene encoding tyrosine--tRNA ligase, with translation MDSLERAFALIQRGTEEILLEDALRKKLAQQRPLRIKAGFDPTAPDLHLGHTVLIQKLRQFQDLGHEILFLIGDFTGMIGDPTGKSATRKPLTREQIQQNAETYQEQVFRILDPDKTRVVFNSEWLEKLGAAGLVQLAAQQTVARMLERDDFSKRYKSGQPIAIHEFLYPLIQGYDSVALKADVELGGTDQKFNLLVGRQLQAIYGQEPQVVITLPILEGLDGVQKMSKSLGNYIGITDSPDEMFGKLMSISDDLMWRYFELLSRREMSEILAWQSAVRDGANPRDIKFELGLELVTRFHGPDQARQALDGFIARFQRGALPDDLPEISLACGEDGVLAIANLLKEANLVKSTSEAIRMIGQGAVRIDGERIEDAHLSCPVGSCHVYQVGKRKFAKVCLT, from the coding sequence GGCGGGCTTCGATCCGACCGCGCCCGATCTCCATCTCGGCCATACGGTGCTGATCCAGAAGTTGCGTCAGTTTCAGGATCTCGGCCATGAAATCCTGTTTTTGATTGGCGATTTCACCGGGATGATCGGCGACCCCACGGGCAAGAGCGCGACCCGCAAGCCGTTGACGCGCGAGCAGATCCAGCAAAACGCGGAAACCTATCAGGAACAGGTCTTCCGCATCCTCGACCCGGACAAGACACGGGTTGTTTTTAACTCGGAGTGGCTGGAGAAGCTCGGCGCCGCTGGCCTGGTCCAGCTTGCGGCGCAGCAGACGGTTGCCCGCATGTTGGAGCGAGACGACTTCTCGAAACGCTACAAGTCGGGCCAGCCCATTGCCATCCACGAATTCCTCTATCCGCTCATCCAGGGGTATGACTCGGTGGCCCTGAAGGCCGATGTCGAATTGGGCGGCACGGACCAGAAATTCAATCTTCTGGTTGGGCGCCAACTGCAGGCGATCTACGGTCAGGAACCCCAGGTCGTGATCACGCTGCCAATCCTGGAGGGATTGGATGGCGTGCAGAAAATGTCGAAATCGCTTGGCAACTATATCGGGATCACGGATTCGCCCGACGAGATGTTCGGCAAGCTCATGTCGATTTCCGATGATCTGATGTGGCGTTACTTCGAGCTGCTGAGTCGCCGCGAGATGTCGGAGATCCTCGCCTGGCAGTCCGCCGTGCGCGACGGTGCGAACCCGCGAGACATCAAGTTCGAGCTTGGGTTGGAGTTGGTGACGCGGTTCCATGGCCCGGATCAGGCCAGGCAGGCGCTGGATGGCTTCATCGCCCGCTTTCAGCGTGGCGCCCTGCCCGACGATCTTCCGGAGATCAGCCTCGCGTGCGGCGAAGACGGCGTGCTTGCGATCGCCAATCTATTGAAGGAGGCGAACCTCGTGAAGAGCACGTCCGAGGCGATCCGCATGATCGGGCAGGGGGCGGTGCGCATCGATGGCGAACGGATCGAGGACGCGCATTTGAGCTGTCCTGTTGGTAGCTGTCATGTTTACCAAGTGGGAAAACGCAAATTTGCGAAGGTTTGTCTGACCTGA